A genomic region of Pseudomonadota bacterium contains the following coding sequences:
- the dcd gene encoding dCTP deaminase, translating to MPIMSDRWIREMATTAGMIEPFVESQKREGVISFGLSSYGYDARAADEFKVFTNIDSAVVDPKAFSVQSFVNRQGPVCIIPPNSFVLARTVEYFRIPRDVLVICLGKSTYARCGIIVNVTPLEPEWEGHVTLEFSNTTPLPAKVYANEGACQFLFLKGNELCEVSYKDRAGKYMGQRGVTLPKL from the coding sequence ATGCCGATAATGTCCGACCGCTGGATCCGGGAAATGGCGACGACGGCCGGGATGATCGAACCCTTCGTCGAATCCCAGAAGCGCGAGGGTGTCATTTCCTTCGGCCTTTCCTCTTACGGCTACGACGCGCGCGCGGCGGACGAATTCAAGGTCTTCACGAACATCGATTCGGCCGTCGTTGATCCGAAGGCGTTTTCCGTGCAGAGCTTCGTGAACCGCCAGGGCCCGGTCTGCATCATCCCGCCAAACAGTTTCGTGCTGGCGCGCACGGTCGAGTATTTTCGCATTCCGCGGGACGTGCTGGTGATCTGCCTGGGCAAGTCGACCTATGCGCGGTGCGGAATCATCGTCAACGTCACCCCGCTTGAACCGGAATGGGAAGGCCATGTAACGCTGGAATTCTCGAATACGACACCCTTGCCGGCGAAGGTCTACGCGAACGAAGGGGCGTGCCAATTTCTGTTCCTGAAGGGGAACGAATTGTGCGAAGTCTCCTACAAGGATCGGGCTGGCAAATACATGGGCCAGCGCGGGGTTACCCTGCCGAAACTCTGA
- a CDS encoding surface-adhesin E family protein, which translates to MKPWKAIFVFLVGTATPAAAAEFYIFTMDEISALIIEPNAIATTGDGHRIAEISRVSGGFGTRLLDTTRMEMDCAGSRWRTISELLYDLSSEDKSPIDKTHLSGTTWGAVPEKTVAKEMMDFVCAWPQAELAKDATFSAPDISAAVEALGRFFDEEVLREMDEDERKELLDEGE; encoded by the coding sequence ATGAAGCCATGGAAGGCAATCTTCGTATTTCTTGTGGGAACCGCGACACCGGCCGCCGCCGCCGAATTTTATATCTTCACTATGGATGAAATCTCGGCGCTGATAATCGAACCCAACGCGATCGCGACAACCGGGGACGGCCATCGAATCGCGGAAATATCCCGAGTCAGCGGCGGGTTCGGTACGCGCCTGCTCGATACCACCCGGATGGAAATGGACTGCGCCGGCAGTCGGTGGCGGACGATTTCCGAACTGCTTTACGACCTGTCGAGCGAGGACAAAAGCCCGATTGACAAGACGCATCTCTCCGGCACCACCTGGGGGGCGGTACCGGAGAAGACCGTGGCCAAGGAGATGATGGATTTCGTATGTGCCTGGCCGCAGGCGGAACTTGCCAAGGACGCGACATTTTCAGCCCCCGATATTTCGGCGGCGGTGGAAGCCCTTGGCCGGTTCTTCGACGAGGAAGTCCTGCGGGAAATGGACGAAGACGAGCGGAAAGAGCTTTTGGACGAAGGGGAATAG